The following coding sequences lie in one Miscanthus floridulus cultivar M001 chromosome 9, ASM1932011v1, whole genome shotgun sequence genomic window:
- the LOC136479431 gene encoding uncharacterized protein, producing MKRLTKVLMDGDSGLNIMYAETLDAMDVNRARIRPTEAPFHGIMPRKQAMLLRQIDLPITFGGPSNYRMETLTFEVVGFHRTYHAIVGRPFYTKLMAIPNYTYLRLKMPGPGRVITIGTSFQHAYECEVECCDHATAIIASEELAAIRKEVTKEAPDPKRSAGSFEPAKGSKEVLIDPGSPEGKVVRNGATLSSK from the coding sequence atgaagcggctcaccaaagtactgatggatggagacagcggcctcaacatcatgtacgccgagacgCTCGACGCTATGGATGTCAATCGAGCGCGCATCCGACCAACcgaagcgcctttccatggcatcatgcctagaaagcaggccatgctgcttcggcagatcgatctgcccatcaccttcgggggtccgtccaactataggatggagaccctcaccttcgaagtggttgggttccacagaACTTACCATGCCATCGTGGGACGACCATTCTACACGAAGCTCATGGCcattcccaactacacctacctcagactaaagatgccgggccccggcagggtcatcaccatcggcacctccttccagcacgcctacgagtgcgaagtcgagtgcTGTGATCATGCCACAGCTATCATCGCCTCTGAGGAGCTCGCGGCCATCAGGAaagaggtcaccaaagaagcacccgaccctaaGAGGTCGGCCGGGTCTTTTGAGCCAGCAAAAggctctaaggaggtcctcatagatcccggtAGCCCCGAGGGCAAGGTGGTGCGCAATGGTGCcacactttcctctaaatag